In the Haloferula helveola genome, one interval contains:
- a CDS encoding FAD-binding oxidoreductase: protein MVAELLVQKLGPEKVSMRSDDIEVHSTDKWYASHPPDLVVFAESTEDVSNTLELAHRHKIPVTTRGAGVGYVGGCVPMKGGIALSLARMNRILELNPEDGVAVVQPGVITGDLQTAAQSLGWDYPPDPASLKECSIGGNIATNAGGPRCLKYGVTRNYVLGLQVVLPDGRVFKCGGRVHKNKTGFDLVGLFVGSEGMLGVVTAATLRLIPKPPARAMLAAVFPEFRMAAAAVQSILDAGHLPSALEITDDFTLRAARNRLGPEALPDGQAHLIVEIDGRPRAVDYEIDELEARLGKLGSTRIDRAEDEPSCEAIWKLRREFSYSLRDTGLTKLNEDIVVPRSKLVELVEFARRLEEMTGIPVACFGHAGDGNIHTNLMVANYDDPEVRADADRALDQLFTWVLENGGAITGEHGVGLAKKRWIEAALGDVNLDVHRAVKNALDPSGRLNPGKFLD from the coding sequence ATGGTCGCCGAATTGCTCGTCCAGAAGCTCGGACCGGAGAAGGTCTCGATGCGCAGCGACGACATCGAAGTCCATTCGACCGACAAGTGGTACGCCAGCCACCCGCCCGATCTCGTCGTCTTCGCCGAGTCGACCGAAGACGTGTCGAACACGCTTGAGCTCGCACATCGCCACAAGATCCCCGTCACCACGCGGGGAGCGGGAGTCGGCTACGTCGGCGGCTGCGTCCCGATGAAGGGCGGGATCGCCCTGTCGCTGGCGCGCATGAACCGGATCCTCGAACTCAACCCGGAAGACGGGGTGGCCGTGGTGCAACCCGGAGTCATCACCGGCGACTTGCAGACAGCAGCCCAGTCACTCGGCTGGGACTACCCGCCGGATCCGGCATCGCTGAAGGAATGCTCGATCGGCGGCAACATCGCCACCAACGCGGGCGGACCCCGCTGCCTGAAGTACGGCGTCACCCGTAACTACGTGCTCGGCCTGCAGGTCGTGCTGCCCGACGGCCGGGTTTTCAAATGTGGCGGGCGGGTCCACAAGAACAAGACCGGCTTTGACCTCGTCGGGCTCTTCGTCGGTTCGGAAGGCATGCTCGGTGTGGTCACCGCGGCAACCCTGCGCCTCATTCCGAAGCCTCCCGCGCGGGCGATGCTCGCCGCGGTCTTTCCCGAGTTCCGGATGGCGGCGGCGGCCGTCCAGTCGATCCTCGACGCCGGACACCTGCCGTCGGCGCTCGAAATTACCGACGACTTCACGCTACGCGCCGCCCGCAACCGGCTCGGCCCGGAGGCCTTGCCCGACGGCCAGGCCCACCTGATTGTCGAAATCGACGGCCGGCCCCGCGCGGTTGACTATGAGATCGACGAACTCGAGGCCCGCCTCGGCAAGCTCGGCTCCACCCGCATCGACCGCGCCGAGGACGAACCTTCATGCGAAGCGATCTGGAAACTCCGGCGCGAGTTTTCCTACTCCCTCCGCGATACCGGTCTGACGAAGCTGAACGAGGATATCGTCGTGCCGCGGTCGAAACTTGTCGAGTTGGTCGAGTTCGCCCGTCGCCTTGAAGAGATGACCGGTATCCCGGTGGCATGCTTCGGTCATGCCGGCGACGGCAACATCCACACCAACCTGATGGTGGCCAATTACGATGACCCTGAAGTCCGCGCCGATGCCGACAGGGCCCTCGACCAGCTCTTCACCTGGGTGCTCGAGAACGGTGGTGCCATTACCGGCGAACACGGCGTCGGTCTCGCGAAAAAACGCTGGATCGAAGCCGCGCTCGGCGACGTGAATCTCGACGTCCACCGCGCCGTCAAAAACGCCCTCGACCCCTCCGGCCGCCTCAACCCGGGCAAGTTTCTGGATTGA